The nucleotide window CCCCGGAGCGTCTGTGCGCCACCGAACCTGTACATCTGACTTTCATCCACGCCACCGCCCTGCGCCTGACGCCCGTGCACACCCACGGCGATCACCTGTCGTGCGAACGGCGAGACGTACACTTCGAGGTCCAGGCCGAATCGTTGCACGTTGGCATCGACACCCGGGGCGAACGCCGTCGCGGCAATGCGTTTGCGCGCATAGTGATAATCCGCGCGGTAGCGTGCGCCACCCTCCAGGGCTATAGCTATCGTCCCGTGTATCGTACAACACCTCCGCGCCGCCGCCGAGCGAGGAACTCCGGGGAACCCGCGCCGTCACGGTATCGGATGACGGGATGACGCTTTCGGTCGTGCCGGACAGGCTGAGCGAGAGTTCTTCCGACGCCATCAGCTCGACGGTGAATGTCCCCGCCTGCCGTACATACGTGCTGTCCTGCCGCCGTTGCTGAAAATCCGCGCCTGCGTTGACCGGGAAACCGAACAGCCAGGGCTCGACGTACCCCACCGACAGGTCCTGCGAGAACCGGTCCTCTTTCTGCCACCGGAGGTTCATCTTGCGACCGGTACCAAAGAGGTTCCTCATCCCGATCGTGA belongs to Ignavibacteriota bacterium and includes:
- a CDS encoding BamA/TamA family outer membrane protein; translated protein: MVGTWGGLLLRVEEGKTNTFDGIAGYAPGLNPGDAGYFTGMVTIGMRNLFGTGRKMNLRWQKEDRFSQDLSVGYVEPWLFGFPVNAGADFQQRRQDSTYVRQAGTFTVELMASEELSLSLSGTTESVIPSSDTVTARVPRSSSLGGGAEVLYDTRDDSYSPGGWRTLPRGLSLCAQTHCRDGVRPGCRCQRATIRPGPRSVRLAVRTTGDRRGCARASGAGRWRG